The Apostichopus japonicus isolate 1M-3 chromosome 20, ASM3797524v1, whole genome shotgun sequence genome contains a region encoding:
- the LOC139962021 gene encoding splicing factor 45-like, with protein MSLYDGLGVDTDPKKNVSSPGNKPDVSGWSAGIRMMQSQLRLKKAALTEAQRKIRGATLAPVVDLKKGKLEDDTRQPSPRNQVSPRRPVHGPPRTVKPSPFVAGVIGDIVGDVSDEYDPAYPNEYEKMYRRVREKRQKEREIEWEKERERDERKRRERGDRGDRGGRDRDRDRDRERGRDKERSPQGFSRKPDSDDEGDRDRPRRRGKQGAAIAPPSILLNQDDTPKDSFVAPAPINRNRPYANIIKKQEQDHPERSTTPPPGSEFSEVEDMPPVQAPSKSSLEQGPGGFSIPVGMGADSIAAKIMAKYGFKSGKGLGKKEQGISTALVVEKTSRRGGKIIEHGKDVEVDMLPPSVPLPKQPTPASEFSEVMRNPTKVVLLRNMVGPGEVDEELQPETAEECTKYGAVVKCVIYEEPNAEEEEAVRIFVEFGSIAAAVKAVVDLNGRFFGGRIVKASFFSPEKFKRFELGRNS; from the exons ATGTCACTATATGATGGTTTAGGAGTGGACACTGATCCCAAGAAAAATGTTTCATCCCCAGGCAACAAACCAGATGTTT CTGGCTGGTCCGCAGGCATACGGATGATGCAGTCACAGCTGCGACTCAAGAAAGCTGCCTTGACCGAAGCACAGAGGAAAATAAGAGGGGCAACCCTTGCACCGGTTGTTGACTTGAAGAAAGGGAAGTTAGAAGATGATACTAGGCAGCCATCACCAAGGAATCAAGTGTCCCCAAGGAGACCTGTTCATGGTCCTCCTAGAACAGTT AAACCATCACCATTTGTAGCAGGAGTTATCGGGGATATAGTCGGTGACGTGTCAGATGAGTACGACCCAGCATATCCCAACGAGTATGAGAAGATGTATCGCAGAGTTCGAGAGAAACGTCAAAAAGAGAGGGAAATCGAATGGGAGAAGGAGAGAGAACGTGATGAGAG AAAGCGTCGTGAGCGCGGTGACCGTGGTGACCGTGGCGGGAGAGATCGAGATCGTgacagagatagagagagaggaagggaTAAAGAACGATCCCCACAGGGATTCTCTCGTAAGCCAGACAGTGACGATGAGGGAGACAGGGATAGGCCGAGGAGGAGAG GGAAACAAGGTGCCGCTATCGCCCCTCCCAGTATCTTGTTAAATCAAGACGACACACCAAAAGACAGCT TCGTAGCCCCTGCCCCAATCAATAGAAACAGACCTTACGCTAACATCATCAAAAAGCAAGAACAGGACCACCCAGAACGTTCCACCACACCTCCTCCGGGGAGTGAGTTCTCAGAGGTTGAAGACATGCCGCCAGTCCAGGCACCATCTAAGAGCTCACTTGAACAAGGGCCAGGCGGTTTCTCTATACCAGTTGGCATGGG TGCTGATTCTATTGCGGCTAAGATCATGGCTAAATACGGCTTCAAATCCGGTAAGGGTCTGGGCAAGAAGGAACAAGGGATCAGTACTGCCCTTGTGGTGGAGAAAACTAGTAGAAGAGGGGGCAAAATTATTGAACATGGCAAAGATG TTGAAGTAGATATGCTGCCACCTTCCGTTCCATTACCCAAACAGCCAACACCAGCCAGTGAATTTTCAGAGGTTATGAGGAACCCAACTAAGGTGGTCCTGCTCAGG AACATGGTCGGCCCGGGAGAAGTCGATGAAGAACTACAACCAGAGACAGCAGAAGAGTGCACAAAGTATGGAGCTGTGGTGAAATGTGTGATATATGAG GAGCCAAATGCAGAAGAAGAGGAAGCAGTCAGGATATTTGTTGAATTTGGAAGTATTGCTGCTGCTGTTAAAG CTGTTGTGGATTTGAACGGAAGATTCTTCGGCGGACGAATCGTCAAGGCATCTTTTTTCAGCCCGGAGAAATTTAAACGGTTCGAGCTGGGAAGGAATTCGTGA
- the LOC139962025 gene encoding general transcription factor 3C polypeptide 6-like isoform X2, whose product MASGSKDAEEEEVTYILLEVTGIIDADTFSKTGNCRILGLMSDNPILQVGNYIFSGEYKETVGTAMFFVEHSNEKTGPSLEYVCKSSRKLALQRAVLKPKKSSSKAEESDSSEVK is encoded by the exons ATGGCGTCTGGCTCTAAAGACgccgaagaagaagaa GTTACATACATTTTGCTAGAGGTCACTGGGATTATTGATGCTGACACTTTCTCCAAAACTGGAAACTGCAGAATATTA GGTTTAATGTCAGACAATCCTATTTTACAAGTTGGAAACTACATCTTTTCAGGGGAATATAAGGAAACTGTCGGAACAGCAATGTTCTTTGTAGAACATTCTAACGAGAAAACAG GACCTTCGCTAGAATATGTCTGCAAGTCATCAAGAAAACTGGCCTTGCAGAGAGCTGTGTTGAAACCTAAAAAATCTTCAAGTAAAG CAGAGGAAAGTGACAGCTCTGAGGTGAAATGA
- the LOC139962025 gene encoding general transcription factor 3C polypeptide 6-like isoform X1 encodes MASGSKDAEEEEVTYILLEVTGIIDADTFSKTGNCRILGLMSDNPILQVGNYIFSGEYKETVGTAMFFVEHSNEKTGPSLEYVCKSSRKLALQRAVLKPKKSSSKDTAEESDSSEVK; translated from the exons ATGGCGTCTGGCTCTAAAGACgccgaagaagaagaa GTTACATACATTTTGCTAGAGGTCACTGGGATTATTGATGCTGACACTTTCTCCAAAACTGGAAACTGCAGAATATTA GGTTTAATGTCAGACAATCCTATTTTACAAGTTGGAAACTACATCTTTTCAGGGGAATATAAGGAAACTGTCGGAACAGCAATGTTCTTTGTAGAACATTCTAACGAGAAAACAG GACCTTCGCTAGAATATGTCTGCAAGTCATCAAGAAAACTGGCCTTGCAGAGAGCTGTGTTGAAACCTAAAAAATCTTCAAGTAAAG ATACAGCAGAGGAAAGTGACAGCTCTGAGGTGAAATGA
- the LOC139962025 gene encoding general transcription factor 3C polypeptide 6-like isoform X3 has protein sequence MASGSKDAEEEEGLMSDNPILQVGNYIFSGEYKETVGTAMFFVEHSNEKTGPSLEYVCKSSRKLALQRAVLKPKKSSSKDTAEESDSSEVK, from the exons ATGGCGTCTGGCTCTAAAGACgccgaagaagaagaa GGTTTAATGTCAGACAATCCTATTTTACAAGTTGGAAACTACATCTTTTCAGGGGAATATAAGGAAACTGTCGGAACAGCAATGTTCTTTGTAGAACATTCTAACGAGAAAACAG GACCTTCGCTAGAATATGTCTGCAAGTCATCAAGAAAACTGGCCTTGCAGAGAGCTGTGTTGAAACCTAAAAAATCTTCAAGTAAAG ATACAGCAGAGGAAAGTGACAGCTCTGAGGTGAAATGA